A stretch of the Leptospira harrisiae genome encodes the following:
- a CDS encoding AraC family transcriptional regulator, with the protein MKRMAGIPLLLAILAGLGGCLWKPESFYGRNISRDVQFLVPQKTEIPKNCSHESIQSLRNLVWINNRSAEAMRGNREEGGQWVRFQLLNELEMDSQFSVLIQWINIPFVELCSESPEGNIIDSYSGYVWEDWLGLLSPFPHFNVTLRPKESRYFYIYLISNEDLNFPIRTVSESGYRSVVLFRFLTFLFFSMVGIVSFGWAISEYLISKERVYISILVHFLMFFLLVYSVHGKEVASLFGNTNNLVRHSYYIFLSINHFIFFVYLASFDQFVGNRVSKKFLFWISGFAGFLYILVPLFPRVYEFRIFLVLSIFGTAAYHLYKTHEFLLSKEESENRSYVLGWFFFLFSVFLKTLFHFDFYPYQPFFIYASVFYLPFLTAGSFLFLRNYEKKDKSKTRYRSLTTKLDKTEFRNKLESLLGAEKIYLDPECNEELIALKLGLSYHQLSELINSEYNFNFPSLLNQYRIKEAMALLNEKPELNIAEVGRLSGFGSRSAFYLEFKKQSGVNPNQFKKTKRPNK; encoded by the coding sequence ATGAAACGAATGGCTGGTATCCCGCTCTTATTGGCAATCCTTGCCGGATTGGGTGGGTGTTTGTGGAAGCCAGAAAGTTTTTACGGACGGAACATCAGTCGTGATGTCCAGTTTTTGGTACCCCAAAAGACAGAAATTCCCAAAAATTGTAGCCACGAATCAATCCAATCTTTGCGTAATTTGGTTTGGATCAATAACCGCAGTGCAGAGGCAATGAGGGGAAATCGGGAAGAAGGTGGTCAATGGGTACGGTTTCAGTTACTAAATGAACTGGAAATGGACTCTCAATTTAGTGTGTTGATCCAATGGATTAACATTCCTTTTGTGGAACTTTGTTCCGAAAGTCCCGAAGGGAACATTATTGATTCTTATAGTGGGTATGTTTGGGAAGATTGGTTGGGTTTACTTTCTCCATTCCCGCATTTTAATGTCACACTCCGACCTAAAGAAAGTCGTTACTTTTACATTTATCTTATTTCTAACGAAGATTTAAATTTTCCCATTCGTACAGTATCAGAATCAGGTTATCGGTCCGTTGTTTTGTTTCGATTTCTTACCTTTTTATTTTTTTCCATGGTTGGGATTGTTTCGTTTGGTTGGGCAATTTCGGAGTATCTGATATCCAAGGAAAGGGTTTATATTTCCATTTTAGTCCACTTTCTTATGTTCTTTCTCCTCGTGTACTCAGTGCACGGTAAAGAGGTAGCTTCTCTTTTTGGAAATACAAATAATTTAGTGAGGCACTCCTATTATATATTTCTATCGATTAACCATTTTATCTTCTTCGTATACTTAGCTTCTTTTGATCAGTTTGTCGGTAATCGTGTTTCCAAAAAGTTTTTGTTTTGGATTTCAGGTTTTGCAGGATTTTTATATATCCTTGTCCCTCTTTTTCCAAGGGTGTATGAATTTAGAATTTTTCTAGTTCTATCTATTTTTGGAACGGCAGCTTATCATTTATATAAAACTCATGAATTTTTGTTATCGAAGGAAGAAAGTGAAAATCGTTCTTACGTACTTGGTTGGTTCTTCTTTCTTTTTTCCGTCTTCTTAAAGACATTGTTCCACTTTGATTTTTATCCTTATCAGCCATTTTTTATTTACGCATCTGTTTTTTATCTGCCCTTTTTAACTGCAGGTTCTTTTTTGTTTTTGCGGAATTACGAAAAAAAAGACAAATCAAAGACCAGATATAGATCGTTAACAACAAAATTAGATAAAACAGAGTTTCGGAATAAATTAGAATCTTTATTAGGTGCTGAAAAGATTTATCTCGATCCAGAATGCAACGAAGAACTCATCGCTTTGAAATTGGGTTTGTCTTACCACCAATTGAGTGAACTGATCAATTCAGAGTATAACTTCAACTTTCCTTCACTGTTAAATCAATATCGAATCAAAGAAGCTATGGCTTTGTTAAATGAAAAACCTGAACTTAATATTGCTGAAGTAGGCAGATTATCTGGATTTGGGTCCAGATCTGCTTTTTATCTGGAATTTAAAAAACAGTCCGGTGTGAATCCGAATCAATTTAAAAAAACCAAAAGGCCAAATAAATAA
- a CDS encoding TPM domain-containing protein has translation MQRVLVFSLLFFFPILIQSKDIPDLKSRVMDESWTLDSGFVSALERQLKEHERETSNQIVVLVISSLDGEVLEDYSMKVVEKWKLGQKKKDNGVLLLVALNDRKLRIEVGYGLEGNLTDVLCHHIIEKEIKPYFKKGDIQSGIQNGVNVIIDAIEGSYTAPPPEDYSHLGPLSFLGELSGGQEEIPLGVKVFVSIFVLFILGIFTYVAANAPYIGWFIYFFLFPFWSLFPTAIYGANIGASIFLTYAIGVGIYKLYHLLTPHGRKRMEKGIFGGSSRSSGSRSGWSSGGGGGFRSGGFSGGGGSFGGGGSSGSW, from the coding sequence ATGCAGAGAGTATTGGTTTTTTCTCTTCTTTTCTTTTTTCCCATTCTCATCCAATCAAAAGACATTCCAGATCTAAAATCTAGAGTTATGGATGAATCTTGGACATTGGATTCTGGATTTGTTTCAGCCTTAGAAAGGCAACTGAAAGAACATGAAAGGGAAACGAGCAACCAAATTGTTGTATTAGTGATTTCCTCCTTGGACGGTGAGGTGCTCGAGGATTATTCCATGAAAGTTGTGGAGAAATGGAAATTAGGGCAAAAAAAGAAGGACAACGGTGTTCTATTATTAGTCGCCTTAAACGATAGAAAATTAAGAATTGAAGTAGGGTATGGGTTAGAAGGAAACCTAACGGATGTTCTCTGTCATCATATCATTGAAAAAGAAATAAAACCGTATTTTAAAAAAGGGGATATTCAATCTGGCATCCAAAACGGAGTCAATGTGATCATTGATGCAATCGAAGGTTCCTATACAGCTCCCCCTCCCGAAGATTATTCTCATTTAGGTCCATTGTCTTTTTTAGGTGAACTATCAGGTGGCCAAGAAGAAATTCCACTGGGGGTGAAAGTCTTTGTTTCTATTTTTGTTTTGTTCATACTTGGAATCTTTACTTATGTAGCAGCTAACGCACCGTATATTGGCTGGTTTATCTATTTCTTTTTGTTTCCTTTTTGGAGTTTATTTCCAACCGCGATTTATGGTGCCAATATTGGTGCTTCCATATTTTTAACTTATGCCATCGGCGTAGGAATTTATAAACTCTACCATCTATTGACCCCACATGGAAGAAAACGAATGGAAAAGGGTATATTTGGTGGTTCTTCTCGCAGTTCTGGAAGTAGGAGTGGTTGGTCCAGCGGTGGAGGTGGTGGATTTCGGTCAGGTGGATTTAGTGGAGGGGGTGGAAGTTTCGGAGGAGGAGGGAGTTCTGGGAGTTGGTAA
- a CDS encoding SulP family inorganic anion transporter, translating into MNNQNKPKDWLPGLKENWRSDIVSGFIVFLIALPLCLGISLASGAPPMAGIFSGIVGGIIASLLSGSHLTINGPAAGLIAVVLNSIMVLGGGDAKLGFELTLAAIVIAGAIQVVLGLVKAGNLTVYFPISVVHGMMAAIGIIIISKQFYVALGITPKAKTIGGLLLEIPTSFSFVNPEVAIIGVSAILIIAILAKIKNPLFKKLPAPLVAVLVGIGLGLVFDLADEHSYTLLDQTYKIGPEKLVNLPAHIYDGITFPDFSRWKDGVFWVMVVTIALIASIESLLTATAVDNTDPYRRKSDMDRELLAKGAGNFFLGWIGGLPIIAEVVRSSANMENGAKTRWSNFFHGLFLLFFILLLPGLIHRIPLASLAGILIMVGVRLASPHVFKETYDKGWDQIVIFTVTVVLTIVEDLLVGVFCGIVTAILIQIYFGVPLRYIFVADITVKSENKIHELYVKHALLFSNMISLKLLLRKVTPGERVDLKFDKNVEMIGFSAIEFLQSFKRDYELRGGQVNLIGFEDLKPISAYYGATRIHK; encoded by the coding sequence ATGAACAATCAAAATAAACCAAAAGATTGGTTACCCGGATTAAAGGAAAATTGGAGATCTGATATTGTCTCCGGTTTTATTGTGTTTCTGATTGCACTGCCCCTTTGTTTGGGCATTTCGCTTGCTTCGGGTGCTCCACCAATGGCTGGAATTTTTTCGGGCATTGTGGGAGGAATCATTGCTTCCTTACTGAGTGGATCTCACCTAACAATCAATGGCCCAGCTGCTGGACTTATTGCTGTTGTTTTGAATTCGATTATGGTTCTGGGTGGTGGAGATGCAAAACTTGGGTTTGAATTAACACTCGCAGCCATTGTGATTGCTGGTGCCATCCAAGTCGTTTTAGGCCTTGTAAAAGCAGGAAATTTAACCGTATATTTTCCAATCTCTGTTGTCCATGGAATGATGGCTGCCATTGGAATTATCATTATCTCTAAACAATTTTATGTGGCTCTTGGAATTACTCCGAAAGCCAAAACAATCGGTGGATTACTTTTAGAAATACCAACTAGTTTTTCTTTTGTAAATCCAGAAGTGGCGATAATTGGGGTTTCGGCAATTTTGATAATTGCAATCCTTGCAAAAATCAAAAATCCTCTATTTAAAAAATTGCCTGCACCACTTGTTGCAGTGTTAGTTGGGATTGGTTTGGGTCTTGTTTTTGATTTAGCAGATGAACATTCTTATACACTGCTCGATCAAACTTATAAAATTGGACCAGAAAAATTGGTAAATCTCCCAGCACATATTTATGATGGGATCACATTTCCTGACTTTTCGCGATGGAAAGATGGAGTGTTTTGGGTAATGGTAGTTACTATTGCACTGATTGCAAGCATCGAATCCTTGTTAACTGCCACTGCTGTTGATAATACAGATCCTTACAGAAGAAAATCTGATATGGATCGTGAGTTGTTAGCAAAAGGTGCTGGTAACTTCTTTTTAGGATGGATCGGAGGATTACCGATCATTGCAGAGGTAGTCAGGTCATCTGCCAATATGGAAAATGGTGCCAAAACTCGTTGGTCCAATTTTTTTCATGGTTTGTTTTTATTGTTTTTTATTTTACTTTTGCCTGGCCTCATTCATCGAATCCCACTCGCATCTCTTGCTGGAATTTTGATTATGGTGGGAGTTAGATTGGCTTCTCCACATGTATTTAAAGAAACCTATGATAAAGGTTGGGACCAAATTGTAATTTTTACAGTCACTGTGGTTCTAACAATTGTAGAAGATTTATTAGTTGGAGTTTTCTGTGGAATTGTCACTGCAATTTTGATTCAAATTTATTTTGGAGTTCCTCTTCGATATATTTTTGTCGCGGATATAACAGTAAAATCTGAAAATAAAATTCATGAATTGTATGTAAAACATGCATTATTGTTTTCTAATATGATTTCATTGAAACTTTTACTTAGAAAAGTGACACCAGGCGAAAGAGTGGACCTTAAGTTTGATAAAAATGTTGAGATGATTGGATTTTCTGCCATAGAATTTTTGCAAAGTTTCAAACGAGACTACGAATTAAGAGGTGGGCAAGTAAATTTAATAGGTTTTGAGGACTTAAAACCTATCTCAGCTTATTATGGAGCAACTCGAATCCACAAGTAA
- a CDS encoding sodium-dependent bicarbonate transport family permease, whose product MDFHAALNNILNPPVLFFFLGMGVVFFKSDLRITEGVSKFLSLYLLFSIGFKGGHELFKSPFAEEHLLTLIACMFMACFVPIYSYFIFKAKLDHANSAALAGSFGSISAVTFVTAGAFLHSYGYEYQGFIVAGMALMESPAIVLAVILDRLGKKKNHENINEKIQWKQLLHEAFFSSSVYILIGALIVGYLSGESGWNTTKPFTEDIFKGLLTFFLLDKGIDAARQMRELKKVGFFLIGSALAIMAINVVIAILLTKIIQMPIGDALMFVVLCASASYIAVPAAMKESIPEANPSIYLTMALSIVFPINIIIGIPLYFYILKVIAGTT is encoded by the coding sequence ATGGATTTCCACGCAGCACTCAACAATATCTTAAACCCACCGGTACTCTTTTTCTTTTTAGGAATGGGGGTCGTTTTCTTTAAATCGGATCTAAGGATTACGGAAGGAGTTTCCAAATTCCTATCTTTGTATCTTTTATTCTCCATTGGCTTCAAAGGTGGACACGAACTATTCAAATCTCCTTTTGCAGAAGAACATTTGTTAACACTCATTGCCTGTATGTTCATGGCATGTTTTGTTCCCATTTATTCTTACTTCATTTTCAAAGCGAAATTGGATCATGCAAACTCTGCAGCTCTTGCAGGAAGTTTTGGTTCAATCAGTGCCGTTACCTTCGTAACCGCTGGTGCCTTTTTACATAGTTATGGATATGAATACCAAGGTTTCATTGTGGCTGGAATGGCTCTTATGGAATCTCCAGCAATCGTTCTTGCGGTGATTCTTGATCGATTGGGAAAAAAGAAAAACCATGAAAACATAAATGAAAAAATTCAATGGAAACAATTACTCCACGAAGCTTTCTTCAGTTCTTCAGTTTATATTTTGATCGGAGCGTTGATTGTGGGTTATTTATCTGGTGAATCCGGTTGGAATACAACAAAACCTTTCACTGAAGATATTTTTAAGGGACTTCTCACTTTCTTCTTATTGGATAAAGGGATTGATGCCGCAAGACAAATGCGTGAACTTAAGAAGGTTGGATTCTTTTTGATAGGATCGGCCCTTGCCATTATGGCAATCAACGTAGTCATCGCAATCCTACTTACAAAAATCATTCAAATGCCAATTGGTGATGCTTTGATGTTTGTAGTTCTTTGCGCTTCTGCTTCTTACATTGCAGTCCCTGCTGCCATGAAGGAATCCATTCCAGAGGCAAATCCAAGCATTTACCTAACAATGGCATTGTCCATTGTGTTCCCAATCAATATTATTATTGGAATTCCCTTATACTTTTATATATTAAAAGTAATTGCGGGAACCACTTAA
- a CDS encoding TolC family protein, which yields MFRSIPLIFFVTSGSVAALSAKPILIKELWQTALQSNPEFLSAKADYDKAFFENEKSYAAYLPTVNVLASARQSSANFSGSGTVNDPLVNGSAGTGSSTNQQSSSGESRPTAINRYSVGLSSNQNLFAGFKDKSGIEKTEALLQAAKQTLHDSRLKVCFELKSGYSQMLYAKELHQLSEKIRERRTKNRDLVKLRYEVGREHKGSFLLSESFVKQSEFEVSSAFRLFESNVNEVERVIANQLDINISSEFVYEPVLEKKFSDKEKETLLESHPSVMAEQSKVRAAQANIGVAEAGFYPDLNLSATVTRQDDVWLPKPRNYSFGLNLTYPLFNGGRDYYNVKIAKTEYEKSIHTRDAKKNSLSFSLEQSHLNFKNASEQLVVLTEFYKASEIRAMIARSQYSNGLISFENWDIIENDLINREKNLLIGKRDLGLAEATYLRNLGKCFDED from the coding sequence ATGTTTCGTAGTATTCCTTTGATTTTTTTTGTGACCTCTGGATCGGTCGCTGCTCTATCGGCAAAACCCATTCTCATTAAAGAACTTTGGCAAACAGCTTTACAATCCAATCCTGAGTTTTTATCTGCAAAAGCAGACTATGATAAAGCTTTTTTTGAGAACGAAAAAAGTTATGCTGCCTATTTGCCTACCGTAAATGTTTTAGCTTCCGCAAGACAATCCTCTGCAAATTTTAGTGGATCAGGAACTGTCAACGATCCTTTGGTCAATGGATCGGCTGGAACAGGTTCGAGTACAAACCAACAAAGTAGTTCCGGGGAATCAAGGCCAACGGCAATCAATCGTTATTCGGTAGGTCTCAGTTCAAATCAAAATCTCTTTGCTGGATTCAAGGATAAAAGTGGGATTGAAAAAACAGAAGCATTACTCCAGGCAGCCAAACAAACATTACATGATTCAAGACTGAAGGTATGTTTTGAATTAAAGTCTGGTTATTCTCAAATGTTATATGCAAAAGAATTACACCAACTTTCAGAAAAAATTAGAGAGAGGCGTACAAAAAATCGCGATTTGGTAAAACTTCGTTATGAAGTGGGTCGAGAACATAAAGGAAGTTTTTTACTGAGTGAATCTTTTGTAAAACAATCGGAATTCGAAGTATCTTCTGCCTTTCGTTTATTTGAAAGTAATGTAAACGAAGTGGAAAGGGTCATAGCCAACCAACTAGATATCAATATAAGTTCAGAATTTGTTTATGAGCCGGTTTTAGAAAAAAAGTTTTCGGATAAGGAAAAAGAAACTTTGTTAGAATCCCATCCATCTGTAATGGCTGAACAATCGAAAGTGCGGGCTGCACAGGCAAACATTGGAGTAGCAGAAGCAGGATTTTATCCAGATTTAAATTTAAGTGCCACTGTCACTAGACAAGATGATGTATGGTTACCAAAACCAAGAAATTATAGTTTTGGACTGAATTTAACCTATCCTTTGTTTAACGGTGGAAGAGATTATTATAACGTAAAAATTGCAAAAACTGAATATGAAAAATCAATCCACACAAGAGATGCCAAAAAAAATTCTCTTTCGTTTTCCTTAGAGCAGTCACACCTTAATTTCAAAAATGCCTCAGAACAATTGGTTGTATTGACAGAGTTCTATAAAGCTTCTGAGATTCGGGCCATGATTGCTAGATCTCAGTATTCGAATGGACTTATTAGTTTTGAAAATTGGGATATCATTGAAAACGATTTAATCAATCGGGAAAAAAATCTATTGATAGGCAAAAGGGATTTAGGTTTGGCAGAAGCTACATATTTGAGAAATTTAGGAAAGTGTTTTGATGAAGATTAA